The Vicia villosa cultivar HV-30 ecotype Madison, WI linkage group LG1, Vvil1.0, whole genome shotgun sequence genome includes a region encoding these proteins:
- the LOC131609245 gene encoding protein MODIFYING WALL LIGNIN-1-like isoform X2, with protein MEIPPPRFNFTVIFLIIISLSFGLISFFLCIAAEIKRNKEEDLRWNGKLCYMETSKAFGLSIATLVSLFFAHIIGNYVLVKNSYSRWKSISKFKIPTSSKILYFISWVSFGIVVILLIAATSMSRKQLYGKGWLNGECYIVKGGTYAGSAILILVTIGSLNGSAFAILKSSQAYQEWKIHTKWITLNIIRIFLC; from the exons ATGGAAATCCCTCCTCCTAGATTCAACTTCACAGTTATCTTCCTCATCATCATTTCTCTCTCCTTTGGTTTGATTTCATTCTTCTTGTGTATAGCCGCCGAGATAAAGAGAAATAAG GAGGAGGATCTTAGATGGAATGGAAAACTATGTTATATGGAAACAAGTAAAGCATTTGGATTGAGTATTGCAACATTGGTTAGTTTATTTTTTGCACATATCATTGGGAATTATGTGTTAGTAAAGAATTCTTATTCAAGATGGAAAAGTATCTCCAAGTTTAAGATACCTACTTCTTCAAAGATTCTGTATTTTATATCTTG GGTTAGCTTTGGAATTGTAGTTATATTATTGATTGCTGCAACAAGTATGAGTAGAAAGCAACTCTATGGGAAAGGATGGTTGAATGGTGAGTGCTACATAGTCAAAGGAGGAACATATGCTGGTTCAGCTATATTGATTCTTGTTACAATTGGTTCTCTAAATGGTTCAGCTTTTGCAATACTAAAATCTAGCCAAGCATATCAAGAATGGAAAATACACACAAAGTGGATTACATTAaatataattagaatatttttgtgttaa
- the LOC131609245 gene encoding protein MODIFYING WALL LIGNIN-1-like isoform X1: MEIPPPRFNFTVIFLIIISLSFGLISFFLCIAAEIKRNKEEDLRWNGKLCYMETSKAFGLSIATLVSLFFAHIIGNYVLVKNSYSRWKSISKFKIPTSSKILYFISCRVSFGIVVILLIAATSMSRKQLYGKGWLNGECYIVKGGTYAGSAILILVTIGSLNGSAFAILKSSQAYQEWKIHTKWITLNIIRIFLC, translated from the exons ATGGAAATCCCTCCTCCTAGATTCAACTTCACAGTTATCTTCCTCATCATCATTTCTCTCTCCTTTGGTTTGATTTCATTCTTCTTGTGTATAGCCGCCGAGATAAAGAGAAATAAG GAGGAGGATCTTAGATGGAATGGAAAACTATGTTATATGGAAACAAGTAAAGCATTTGGATTGAGTATTGCAACATTGGTTAGTTTATTTTTTGCACATATCATTGGGAATTATGTGTTAGTAAAGAATTCTTATTCAAGATGGAAAAGTATCTCCAAGTTTAAGATACCTACTTCTTCAAAGATTCTGTATTTTATATCTTG CAGGGTTAGCTTTGGAATTGTAGTTATATTATTGATTGCTGCAACAAGTATGAGTAGAAAGCAACTCTATGGGAAAGGATGGTTGAATGGTGAGTGCTACATAGTCAAAGGAGGAACATATGCTGGTTCAGCTATATTGATTCTTGTTACAATTGGTTCTCTAAATGGTTCAGCTTTTGCAATACTAAAATCTAGCCAAGCATATCAAGAATGGAAAATACACACAAAGTGGATTACATTAaatataattagaatatttttgtgttaa